TCGTCCTTCCATGTTTTCCCTCCGTCAGAGGATTGAACCATCACTGCTTTGGCAGTTGTATCTATGTGTGTTGCTTTTTTTCTCCGCGCTGCCTTGCGGAATACAACAATTAAATTTCCATTCTGCAGCTTCTCAATGCTCGGAAAAGCACAATAGCTTTTTTCATTTTCATAAACAATTAAATTTTTAATCTTGACTGTTCCATCCTGCTGTTGAGTAGACATTTTATTCTCCCTATGTTTACAATGATTCAGAAGTTGTATGGACCTTTACACTCTATGCCGGATTCGTAATGGTCTTTAATCTCGGCAGTTGAAATAGCACGGTTGTAGTAGCGAACATCACTGATCAGGCCGTTAAAATAGGGCTTGCTACCAATTCCCTGCGATCGGCCGATCCATATGGGAACGTTTTTAACATTCGCTTTGCATCTGGCTGCACGGCTTTTCTCAAGGGTCCCATTTCGGTAGAGTTTCATAATTTCCCCGTCAAACGTGGCAGCGAGATGAGTCCATTTCTTGATCTCAGGAGTCTGGGGCTGGATTACATCATATTTTGCTCCGTCTGAGATGCAGAAAACACAAGATGGCGTCTTCTCGGCCCTGTAGAAT
The bacterium DNA segment above includes these coding regions:
- a CDS encoding LamG domain-containing protein; this encodes FYRAEKTPSCVFCISDGAKYDVIQPQTPEIKKWTHLAATFDGEIMKLYRNGTLEKSRAARCKANVKNVPIWIGRSQGIGSKPYFNGLISDVRYYNRAISTAEIKDHYESGIECKGPYNF